Genomic window (Wenzhouxiangella marina):
ATGCAGACGATCTGACCGTTCGCGAGTTCCTCGGCGACGCGATCCATGGCCCGGTCGAGCATCTCCGGGTCTTCCTTCTTCGGCGCCACCGGGATGGCCTTGGCCGTTCGGAAGATGAAGCTCAGCACCGGAATCTGGAAGATCCTGTGGTACATCACGAAGCGAATCGGCACCGGGCAGGAGCCGGCGATGATCAGGGCGTCGATGAAGCTGACATGGTTGCAGACCAGCACCGCCGGGCCCTGCTCCGGCAGGCGATCACGGCCCTGGACCTTCACCCGATAGAGCGTGTGGATCAGTATCCAGACCAGGAACCGCATCAGGAATTCCGGCACCTGCTGGTAGATGTACAGGGCCACGACCACATTGAGGACGGCCACGACCAGGAAGGTCTCGGCGATGCTCAAGCCGGCCACGCCGAGCATCAGGGCACCGGCGACGGCCGCAATGACCATGGCCAGGGCGTTGAGGATGTTGTTGCCGGCGATGATCCGGGACAGGTGGGTCTTCTTCGAGCGGCTCTGCACCAGGGCATAGAGCGGCACGATGTAGAAGCCTCCGAACAGGGACAGGCCGAAGATGTCGATCATCACCCGCCAGGCCCAGGGCTCGGACAGGAAGGCCATCGGCCCGATCAGCTCCGGCGTGATCTCCAGACCGCTCGGCACGGCGAAGTAGAGATCGATGGCGAACACGCTCAGGCCGATCGAGCCGAAGGGCACGAGGCCGATTTCCACCTTCTGCCCGGCCAGGCGGTCGCAGAGCATGGAGCCCAGGCCGATGCCGATCGAGAAGGTCGCCAGCAGCAGGGTCCCGACCAGTTCGTTGCCACCCAGGATCAGATGCGTGTAGTTCGGAAACTGGGTCAGGTAGAGCGCGCCGAAGAACCAGAACCAGGAGATGCCGACGATCGACAGGAACACCGTGCGCCTGGCGCGCATGAAGCCGATCAGGCGTACCGTTTCGGAGAACAGGTTCCAGTTGATCCCGAGCGCGGGATCAACGGGGGGCGTCAAGGGAATGCGGCGCGACACGAGGTAGCCGGCCACCGCCACGCCGATCGAGGCGCCGGCCACCCAGGCCGGTCCGGACTCGCCCAGGGCGATCAGCAGGCCGCCACCGATGGTGCCGAGGAGAATGGCGACGAAGGTGCCCATCTCGACCAGGCCATTGCCCGCCACCAGTTCCTGCTCGTGCAGGTGCTGGGGCAGCAGGCCGTACTTCACCGGCCCGAAGAAGGCCGATTGCGTGCCGAGCAGGAACAGCACCCCCAGCAGCAACCAGACGTTGCCGATCATCAGGGCCAGGGCCGCACAGACCATGATGACGATCTCGAGCAGCTTGATGATGCGGATCAGACGGCTCTTCTCCAGCTTGTCGGCCAGCTGCCCTGCCGTGGCGGAGAACAGGAAGAAGGGCAGCACGAACAGGCCGGCGGCCAGATTGATCAATACGTTCGAATCGAGCCCGCCGGCCAGCTGGGCGCTCGAATAAGCCAGCAGCAGGATCAGGGCGTTCTTGAACAGATTGTCGTTGAAGGCACCGGAGAACTGGGTCCAGAAGAAGGGGCCGAATCGGCGCTGGCCGAGCAGACTCAAGGGGCGATCGGGCGTCATGGCGTGCGCGGGCTCCTGGCAGGGTTGCGGGCATGGTAGCGCGTTCCCCCGGATGCCGTCGTCGGCCTGACGCGGGGTGTGAATGTCATCCTGACATACGCTGGCGTATGGTAGGCTCGGTTCATTCGATTTTCCTGACAGGATCCTCCCCATGCCCCAGTACCGCGCCCCCCTCGACGACTTCCGCTTTCTCTATCACGAGTTTCTCGACCTCGACGGGCTCGGCGAGCTCCCGACCATGGCCGAGGTCAGCCCGGACCTGATCGACTCGATCCTCGAGGAATCGGCCAAGGTGGCCCAGGAGCTGCTCCAGCCACTGAACGAAGTCGGCGACCGCATCGGCTGCAAGCACGACGGCGAGGCGCACACGGTGACCATGCCGGAGGGCTTCGTCGAGGCCTACAGGCAGTACTGCGAAGCGGGCTGGTCGGGCCTGGTGGCCGACCCCGAGTTCGGCGGCCAGGGCCTGCCCACCTTCATCGGCCTTGCCATCTCGGAGATGAACAATGCCGCCAACCCGAGCTTCTCGGCCTACCCCGGCCTGACCCTGGGCGCCTACGAAGTCATCCATGCCTACGGCAGCGAGGAGCAGAAGCAGACCTACCTGCCGAACATGATCAGCGGCCAGTGGAGCGGCACGATGAACCTGACCGAGCCCCAGTGCGGCACGGACCTCGGACTGATCCGCACCAAGGCCGAGCCGAACGAGGACGGCAGCTACTCGATCACCGGCACCAAGATCTGGATCACCGCCGGCGAGCACGACATGGTCGACAACATCGTCCATCTGGTGCTGGCGCGCCTGCCGGATGCCCCGGAAGGCACCCGCGGGATCAGCCTGTTCATCGTGCCCAAGTTCCTGGTCAACGAGGACGGGACCTTGGGCGAGCGCAACGGCGTGGTCTGCTCCAGCATCGAGAAGAAGATGGGCATCAAGGCCTCCGCCACCTGCGAGATGACCTACTCGGGCGCCAGGGGCTTTCTGATCGGCGAGCCGAACCGGGGCCTGATGGCGATGTTCACGATGATGAACGCGGCCCGTCTCGTCACCGGCATCCAGGGCCTGGGCATGGCCGAGGCCGCCTACCAGGCCGCTGTCACCTTCGCCCGCGAGCGCCTGCAGGGCCGCAGCCTGGGCGGCGCAAAGTCGCCGGACAAGCCGGCCGACTCGATCCTGGTCCACCCGGACGTTCGCCGCATGCTGATGATCAGCCGCGCCCACATCGAGGGCGCCCGGGCGCTGGGCCTGTACACGGGCGTGCAGCTGGAAACCGAGCAGCACCACCCGGACGAAGCCGTACGCCGGAAGGCCGGCTACTGGGTCGAGCTGATGACCCCGATCATCAAGGCGCACTTCACCGACATCGGCTTCGAGGTGACCAACCTCGGAATGCAGGTGCACGGGGGTGCCGGCTACGTGACCGACACGGGCGTCGAGCAGTTCGCTCGCGACGTGCGCATCACCCAGATCTACGAAGGCACCAACGGCGTGCAGGCCCTCGACCTGGTCGGCCGCAAGCTGGTGGCCAACAACGGCGAGAACCTGAAGGCCTTCTTCGAGCCGGTCCAGGCCTTCCTGGCCGAACAGTCCGGCAAGGAAGCCGTGGCCGAATTCGTCACCCCGCTGGCCGAGGCCGTTCAGGCCCTGCAGGAGACCACCGCCTGGGTCTACCAGCAGATGGCCAGGGACCCGATCGAGGCGGGAGCGGCCTCCAGCGACTACCTGAAACTCTTCGCCCTGACCGCCACCGCTTTCATGTGGGCGCGGATGGCCGTCATCGCCAGGGCGAAGCTCGATGCGGGCGAGACGCGCGGCGGCTTCTACCAGGCCAAACTCGACACGGCACGCTTCTTCATGACCCGCATGCTGCCCGATCGCCTCGGCCTGGAGGCCAAGGTCAAAGCCGGCGCCGGCCCGATGATGGCCCTGGCCGACGAGGCGTTCTGAAACCTGAATTCACCACAGAGGCAAAGAGGACACAGAGGACACAGAGAACATCGGAAAGCGGATCAACTTCAGCAAGCTTGAGTTTCTGGTTTTTCCTCTGTGACCTCTGTGCCTCTGTGGTGAACATCGCCTTGCGGCTCTTCGCTGTAAAACAATTGTTATACTCAGGTCTCCTTCGACTGGAGACCCATCATGCACAAGAAGCTGAAAGTCACCGCCATCGGCAATTCCACCGGCGTCATCCTGCCCAAGGAACTGCTGGAAAAGCTGCGCGTCAGCCGCGGCGATGAATTGATGGTGCACGAGACCCCCGAAGGCATCGTGCTGACGCCCTTCGATGCCGAGTTCGCCCAGCAGATGGATGTGGCGGAGCGCATCATGCGCGAAGATCGCGATCTGCTCAGGAAGCTGGCGCAGTGACCCTCCTGGAGCCGGTATGGATATCCGCACGCTTGGCCGTGGCCATCCATCAGCGCCAACTTGCCGAGCATGGCGGGCCCGACGGAATCCGCGACCAAGCCATGCTGGAGTCTGCGCTGGCCAGACCATTGCAGCGACATGCCTACGGGGGCAGCGACATCGATATCCCGGAGCTGGCCGCAGCCTATGCCTACGGCATGGCCCGCAACCACCCGTTCGTCGATGGCAACAAGCGAACCGCCTATGTCCTATGCCGAACCTTTCTGGTGCTCAACGGCTGGGACCTGCGCAACCCGCTCGAAGACCGCTATCCCACCTTCCTGGCCCTCGCCGCCGGCGAACTCGAGGAATCGGAGCTGGCCGACTGGCTGCGCCGGAACGCCCGTCCCGAACAGGTCTCCGAAGGCTCGGCAAGCTACGGCTGAATCCTACTTCGAACCCTTCGACCCCTGCTCCACCACTTCAGGCGCCGAAACCGACGCGCCCTTCTTCTTCGGATGCGCCAGCTCCCGAACCGCCCCGAGCACATTGGCCTCGCCGGTCTCGATCAGCTCCGCGAAGCGGTCCCGGCAGGCCAGCCAGGTCGCGCCGATCACGGCGCAGTAGACCGTGCCCATCAGCAGGGCATAGGTGAACTGATCGAGGGCATCCCCCAGCCAGGGCGGAAAGCGGATGCCGAACAGGGAACCGACCACCCAGGACACGAGGGGTCCGAGGATGCCGATCTCGACCATCAGCAGCACCATCACCCAGACGATGACCTTGAAGGTGATGAACTGACGCAGTAGCTCCTTGAGCGCCTGGCGCCAGCGCTGGGCGTAGCAAAGGGCCGCCACGGCGATCGTCAGGCCGGCGGCCATGGCCAGGGCGTCGGCGGCGGCCACGAGAAAGCTGCCGAGCAGGGTCCAGCTCGGCGCCCCGGGCAGCACCGTGACCGCCCCATCGGCCAGGCGTGAAACGAGCGAAGTCGCCACCAGCAGGGCCGCGGCGGGAATCAGGGTCGCCGCCAGCCAGGGGAAATCCTCCGCACCGGGCTCACGGGCACCGAACAGGTAGCGGCGGAACAGAAAGGCATAGACCGCCGCCAGAATCAGCGCCGAGGCATCGAGCACCCGCCACACGCCCCAATCACTGAACACCCATTCGACAATGCCGCCCAGGGCCAGGCCCCCGAGAATCAGGCCGGCGATGGCCAGCGGCGGATTCGGGCCGAAGACTTCGTCCAGACGATCGTCGTCATGGTTGCGATTGAAGGCCTGTTCCAGGGCCGGCACCATGTCGGAAAAGGCCTCGGCAATGAGATTGAGCAGGTGGCGGATCGAGTACATGGCCGACATTATCACCCGTAGCCTTCCTGGCCGGGACGCTGGCGCAGGCTCGATGCCTGTGCCTATACTCGACCATCATGACTCGATCCCGCGGCAACCCCTGGCAGATCACCGGGCTGATCCTCTGGCGAGGAGGCCTGGTCTTCACGACCGCCTACGCGTTCTACTGGGGGGCCTGGCAGTTCATACGACAATTCGACTGGCCCTGGCAGCTGACCACCGGGGCCGCAATCACCATGGCCGGCGCCGGTCTGATTCTGGCCTCGGTCGTGCTCGAGCGGATCGAAGCCAGCCGGCAGGAAGGGAGCCTGCTCGATGATTAGAACGCTTCGCTGGGTCGGAGGCCTGCTGATCCTGTTCGGCCTGCTGCTGGCCGGCAGCTGGTTCATCGAACCACTGCGCGAACTCTGGCCGCTGATCTTCGACCTGCCCCTGCCGATCCGCATCGGCCTGGTCGTGGCCGCCATCGGCCTGATCGTGGTCATGGCCACCATCCTTCAGGAACGCCGTCGCAGCGACCCTGATTCCACCGCCGAACACCTGGGAGGAGACGAATGATTCTTGCCACCACCGAAACCGTGCCCGGCCGCGACATCGAGAAGAGTCTCGGCCTGGTGCGCGGCAATACCGTCCGCGCCAAGCACATCGGCAAGGACATCCTGGCACTGCTGAGAAACCTGGTCGGCGGCGAGCTCAACGAGTACACGGACATGCTCACGGAAGCCCGCAACGAGGCCCTCAACCGGATGGTGGCCCAGGCCGAATCCCTGGGCGCCGATGCCATCGTCGGCGTTCGCCTGGTCACGGCTCAGGTCGCCTCGGCATCAGCCGAGATGCTGGCCTACGGCACGGCCGTCAGATTGGCCAAAGGCGACTGAGCGCCACCTGGCCGAGCAGCGCCGATCGCGTGGCAGACTTCTGCCGCCAATACCGACTTGGATAGTAAGCAAGCATCAACTTCTGGAGCCATCGCATGACCCGAACTCGAATCGCCGCCCCGATCGCTGCGCTCATCGTCTGCGCCAGCCTGTTCAGCAGCCAGGCCCGGGCCAGCAGGTCGACAGCAAGACCTGGATGGCCAACATGACCGAGGTCATGCCGGGCCTGTTCTGCAACGCGAACAACTACTTTCGCCAGTGCTTCGAGGTCAGCGAGGCCGAGTGCCTGCAGGTGGCCACGGAAATGACCCGTCACTGCCTCGACCAGATGGCCGGACAGATCCCCGCCATGCTCAAGCTGCCCGAAGAGGGTCGCCAGTGGGGCAGCCAGGTCGGCTCCTGCGCCGGCGTCGCCTACGAACGCCAGCTGATGGCCAGCCCGATCAATTCGGCCCGGTGCAACGATCCGAGTCAATGGACACCGTAGCGGCAACCGAAGCGGGCATCATGGACCGGTAGCGCTCCTCGGAAGCAGCCATCCTTGTCGCGAATTCAAACTTGATCGAACCGGTCCTGGAAAATCTCGACCGCGGGCACAATGCTGATCGAGACAGACCAGTCAAGGGTGAAGGGACCCGCTTCCGAGCCCAATCTACCGAAAACACTGAGGGAGTACTCCCCTGCAGGAACAGGATCAGTCAGCACATTGCCTGAGTTGCTGTTGACCGGAATATTGACAAAGGCGATGTTCTCTTCGGGGCTTCTAACACCAAAGCCAATGAGGGTAATAACCCCGCCAATGTTGGCTGATGTCACTTCGATACTCTCGATCAAATACCCTTCGGGAACGGTCACCAGGAAACTATCCTGAGTGTCACCGTCTTTCGCCCCATTGCAATCATTCGGAGCGCATACACCATCAAGCGTACCAGAAACCGTATTTCCACCGGGGTCAAGCTCCCCAACCGACACACCGAAGGCGAAGCTACTGCTTCCAGGAAAATCGGTAGTTTCCTGCACGTCGATAGCCTGAACATTCGACACGATCAAGACTAGTGCACAAAAAGCAAACCACCGCTTTCGGCTCATTAAAGTCTTATCTACGGAAAATGGTTGCCCGGAGTCTCGGACTAGGAAATCCTGCTTCATGTTTACTCCTGGAACGTTGAATTCAGATTGTATCTGCGACATGACCCACGCAAATCAGCGTAGCTGCGACACATGTCGTGACGGCGCCCATGCAAACGCATGATTCAGAGAGGGAGCTTCCGGTAGACGTTCAATCGGCCTGGTGCAAAGGGCACGGTATAGCCCGGATCCTCAAAGCGAGAAACCGGGCCAACCTCCAGGACATGAATGTCCTGTCCATTGGTTTCCTTCAGAAAAGTCCAGCTGCGCGAAATCGAGAATCCACTACCTGGATCCTGTTTGATTTCAATCTCTCCTCGGGCATT
Coding sequences:
- a CDS encoding YbjQ family protein → MILATTETVPGRDIEKSLGLVRGNTVRAKHIGKDILALLRNLVGGELNEYTDMLTEARNEALNRMVAQAESLGADAIVGVRLVTAQVASASAEMLAYGTAVRLAKGD
- a CDS encoding AbrB/MazE/SpoVT family DNA-binding domain-containing protein, whose amino-acid sequence is MHKKLKVTAIGNSTGVILPKELLEKLRVSRGDELMVHETPEGIVLTPFDAEFAQQMDVAERIMREDRDLLRKLAQ
- a CDS encoding acyl-CoA dehydrogenase C-terminal domain-containing protein, with translation MPQYRAPLDDFRFLYHEFLDLDGLGELPTMAEVSPDLIDSILEESAKVAQELLQPLNEVGDRIGCKHDGEAHTVTMPEGFVEAYRQYCEAGWSGLVADPEFGGQGLPTFIGLAISEMNNAANPSFSAYPGLTLGAYEVIHAYGSEEQKQTYLPNMISGQWSGTMNLTEPQCGTDLGLIRTKAEPNEDGSYSITGTKIWITAGEHDMVDNIVHLVLARLPDAPEGTRGISLFIVPKFLVNEDGTLGERNGVVCSSIEKKMGIKASATCEMTYSGARGFLIGEPNRGLMAMFTMMNAARLVTGIQGLGMAEAAYQAAVTFARERLQGRSLGGAKSPDKPADSILVHPDVRRMLMISRAHIEGARALGLYTGVQLETEQHHPDEAVRRKAGYWVELMTPIIKAHFTDIGFEVTNLGMQVHGGAGYVTDTGVEQFARDVRITQIYEGTNGVQALDLVGRKLVANNGENLKAFFEPVQAFLAEQSGKEAVAEFVTPLAEAVQALQETTAWVYQQMARDPIEAGAASSDYLKLFALTATAFMWARMAVIARAKLDAGETRGGFYQAKLDTARFFMTRMLPDRLGLEAKVKAGAGPMMALADEAF
- a CDS encoding type II toxin-antitoxin system death-on-curing family toxin, with the translated sequence MTLLEPVWISARLAVAIHQRQLAEHGGPDGIRDQAMLESALARPLQRHAYGGSDIDIPELAAAYAYGMARNHPFVDGNKRTAYVLCRTFLVLNGWDLRNPLEDRYPTFLALAAGELEESELADWLRRNARPEQVSEGSASYG
- a CDS encoding MFS transporter; translated protein: MTPDRPLSLLGQRRFGPFFWTQFSGAFNDNLFKNALILLLAYSSAQLAGGLDSNVLINLAAGLFVLPFFLFSATAGQLADKLEKSRLIRIIKLLEIVIMVCAALALMIGNVWLLLGVLFLLGTQSAFFGPVKYGLLPQHLHEQELVAGNGLVEMGTFVAILLGTIGGGLLIALGESGPAWVAGASIGVAVAGYLVSRRIPLTPPVDPALGINWNLFSETVRLIGFMRARRTVFLSIVGISWFWFFGALYLTQFPNYTHLILGGNELVGTLLLATFSIGIGLGSMLCDRLAGQKVEIGLVPFGSIGLSVFAIDLYFAVPSGLEITPELIGPMAFLSEPWAWRVMIDIFGLSLFGGFYIVPLYALVQSRSKKTHLSRIIAGNNILNALAMVIAAVAGALMLGVAGLSIAETFLVVAVLNVVVALYIYQQVPEFLMRFLVWILIHTLYRVKVQGRDRLPEQGPAVLVCNHVSFIDALIIAGSCPVPIRFVMYHRIFQIPVLSFIFRTAKAIPVAPKKEDPEMLDRAMDRVAEELANGQIVCIFPEGGLTPDGELQPFKPGIERIIERSPVPVYPMALRGLWRSFFSRSGGRAFFKLPRGFYRRIDLIVGEPVAPEAVSAADLEARVRRLHDGVDS